A genomic stretch from Aedes albopictus strain Foshan chromosome 2, AalbF5, whole genome shotgun sequence includes:
- the LOC109410244 gene encoding medium-chain acyl-CoA ligase ACSF2, mitochondrial-like, with product MIQTRQIFRFHNNHGIARSLSYIHNIGKHPLVYRNVGQHLKAAAESFPNHEALVSVHEAKRLTFSNVLDKVDRLAASFYQLGLQKGDRIGIWAPSGTQFYISTLAAARAGMISVGINPAYQIPEVEYALNKVGVKALIAAESYRTQNYYEMIKHLVPELEAASTGSIVSAKVPSLSAVIMKSNNSGSKLQGIIPYEELFHTVSEQNVSYVESIQNQISPDSGVNLQFTSGTTGKPKAALLSHFNFINNALSIGLDHGFNLSERHRVCVQVPFFHAYGGVVGIIGSISHGCTLVVPGPGYKPSALVQAIVNERCNAIYGTPTMYVDLVNEVKRSGTKLPSIELAVTGGAPCAPKLFTDIQQILGVEQVKTIYGLTETTAVCFHSVRNESQENVLNTVGHLGEHWEAKVVDRDGALVPFGEPGELCVRGYATMLGYWEDEQKTKETIGVDKWLKTGDQFVLREDGYGKIVGRIKEVVIRGGENIYPREIEDVLITHPDVLEVHCVGVPDDRMGEEMCAFVRLYSDRTKLDQAQVKEFCKGKIAHFKVPKFVEIVDQFPKTTSGKIQKFKLLEMFLNNKVKS from the exons ATGATACAAACGAGACAAATATTTAGATTCCATAACAATCATGG CATTGCTAGAAGTTTAAGTTATATTCATAACATTGGAAAGCATCCTCTAGTGTACCGGAATGTTGGTCAACATCTCAAAGCGGCTGCGGAGTCGTTCCCGAACCATGAAGCTCTGGTATCTGTCCACGAAGCAAAACGGTTGACGTTTTCCAATGTTTTAGATAAG gTAGATCGTCTTGCAGCTTCATTCTATCAACTTGGCCTGCAAAAAGGCGATCGCATCGGAATATGGGCTCCAAGTGGAACTCAGTTCTATATATCAACATTGGCAGCCGCACGTGCTGGAATGATCTCC GTTGGGATCAATCCAGCCTACCAGATCCCGGAAGTGGAGTATGCGTTGAACAAAGTTGGAGTTAAAGCACTGATAGCTGCAGAAAGTTATCGCACTCAGAACTATTACGAAATGATCAAGCATCTTGTACCTGAGTTAGAAGCTGCTTCCACTGGAAGTATAGTGAGTGCAAAGGTTCCATCCTTGTCAGCAGTTATTATGAAGAGTAATAACAGCGGAAGTAAGCTTCA AGGAATCATACCGTACGAGGAACTGTTCCACACAGTTTCCGAACAAAATGTATCCTATGTGGAATCCATTCAGAACCAAATCTCTCCGGACAGTGGTGTGAATCTCCAGTTCACCTCGGGAACGACTGGAAAACCAAAAGCAGCACTTCTGTCCCACTTTAACTTCATCAATAATGCACTTTCCATTGGATTGGATCACGGTTTCAACCTATCCGAACGACATCGAGTCTGCGTTCAGGTTCCGTTTTTTCACGCGTATGGAGGCGTTGTTGGTATTATTGGCTCCATTAGCCACGGATGCACCCTCGTTGTACCGGGGCCGGGTTATAAGCCTTCTGCGTTGGTGCAGGCGATCGTCAATGAAAG ATGTAACGCTATCTACGGTACACCTACAATGTACGTAGATCTGGTGAACGAAGTCAAAAGATCTGGAACCAAGCTGCCGTCGATTGAACTGGCTGTCACCGGAGGGGCTCCTTGTGCACCGAAACTCTTCACAGACATTCAACAAATACTGGGAGTCGAGCAGGTGAAAACCATTTACGGGCTCACGGAAACAACGGCTGTGTGTTTCCACTCAGTTCGTAATGAATCTCAAGAGAACGTTTTGAATACGGTGGGACACCTGGGTGAACATTGGGAAGCGAAAGTGGTTGATCGAGACGGTGCCCTGGTGCCATTTGGGGAGCCTGGAGAGCTGTGTGTTCGAGGTTATGCAACTATGTTGGGCTACTGGGAAGACGAGCAGAAGACCAAGGAGACGATTGGAGTGGATAAGTGGCTTAAAACGGGAGATCAGTTTGTGCTGAGAGAAGATGGCTATGGGAAAATTGTCGGACGTATCAAGGAGGTGGTCATCAGAGGAGGAGAAAACATATACCCTAGGGAAATTGAGGACGTTCTCATTACGCATCCGGATGTGCTGGAGGTGCATTGTGTTGGAGTTCCAGATGATCGGATGGGAGAAGAAATGTGTGCTTTTGTGCGATTGTACAGTGATAGGACCAAACTAGATCAGGCCCAAGTGAAGGAGTTTTGCAAAGGAAAAATTGCTCATTTTAAGGTGCCTAAATTTGTGGAAATCGTGGACCAGTTTCCTAAGACTACGTCAGGTAAAATACAAAAGTTTAAattattggaaatgtttttaaacaatAAAGTGAAATCTTAG
- the LOC115255411 gene encoding medium-chain acyl-CoA ligase ACSF2, mitochondrial-like isoform X1, with translation MLRISSTKFCLASGVRTIHTYKPLACSATSAPSNTTERNQSYIHHIGKNPLVYRNVGQHLRIAAEKYPNNEALVSCHENKRLTFSDVLEKADRIAASFYELGLKKGDRVGIWAPNGTQFYLSSLAAARAGMISVLINPAYQVPEIEYAINKVGVKAIIANENYRTQQYYNMLAQLAPELAQCKPSELNSSKLPSLKTVIIDSELNNKLPGAVAFKDLFKLSPQSEVSKIEALQSKIPPDSGVNIQFTSGTTGQPKAAFMSHYGFVNNGIHIGHRNEFDLKDHRICVQTPFFHVFGIVIGIVAAMSYGTTLVVPGPGFKASESLETIVKEKCSVIYGTPTMYVDLVRAVRESGIKLPPVDLAVTGGAACSPQLFIDIQQTLGVRQVKTVFGMTEASAVLFQSLFNESKENVLKTVGHLTDHYEAKVVDQDGNTVPFGTSGELLVRGYGTMLGYWGDEQKTKETIDVDKWLKTGDQFQLREDGYGKIVGRIKEMVIRGGENIYPKELEDFLCTHPKILETHCVGVPDERMGEEICAYVRLKDITMSLEHAEMKAFCKGKIAHFKIPKYLRIVDSFPKTVSGKIQKFKHVDLFKSESVQTD, from the exons ACATCCATCACATCGGCAAGAACCCCCTGGTCTATCGAAACGTCGGTCAGCATCTGCGGATCGCAGCGGAAAAGTATCCCAACAATGAGGCACTGGTTTCCTGCCACGAGAACAAACGGCTTACGTTTTCCGATGTGCTGGAAAAGGCCGATCGGATTGCGGCTTCTTTTTACGAGCTGGGCCTAAAGAAGGGAGACCGGGTCGGAATTTGGGCTCCAAATGGGACGCAGTTCTATTTGTCTTCGCTGGCCGCGGCTAGGGCCGGAATGATTTCG GTCTTGATCAATCCGGCCTATCAAGTACCTGAAATTGAATACGCCATCAACAAAGTTGGAGTTAAGGCCATCATTGCCAATGAGAACTACAGAACCCAGCAGTACTACAACATGTTAGCGCAGCTGGCTCCGGAATTGGCACAGTGTAAACCTAGCGAACTCAACAGCTCCAAACTGCCATCACTTAAGACTGTTATTATCGACAGTGAACTGAATAACAAGCTCCC AGGTGCCGTCGCTTTCAAAGACCTTTTCAAACTATCACCTCAATCGGAGGTTTCCAAGATTGAGGCACTGCAATCGAAAATCCCTCCGGACAGTGGCGTCAATATCCAGTTCACATCCGGTACTACGGGGCAACCGAAGGCGGCCTTTATGTCCCACTACGGATTCGTCAACAACGGAATCCACATTGGTCATAGGAACGAGTTTGACCTGAAAGATCATCGAATTTGTGTTCAAACGCCGTTTTTCCATGTGTTTGGAATCGTAATAGGCATCGTGGCAGCAATGAGTTACGGAACAACACTGGTGGTCCCGGGACCCGGGTTTAAGGCGTCCGAATCGCTGGAGACGATCGTGAAGGAAAA ATGCTCAGTAATCTACGGAACGCCAACCATGTACGTGGACTTGGTACGAGCCGTCCGGGAGAGTGGCATCAAATTACCTCCGGTTGACCTAGCGGTGACGGGAGGAGCTGCCTGTTCACCGCAGCTGTTCATAGACATTCAGCAAACGCTGGGAGTGCGCCAGGTGAAAACCGTCTTCGGAATGACGGAAGCCTCTGCTGTGCTATTCCAATCGCTGTTCAACGAATCGAAGGAGAATGTTCTGAAGACGGTTGGTCATCTTACGGATCACTACGAGGCAAAGGTCGTTGATCAAGATGGAAATACAGTGCCGTTCGGGACATCCGGAGAACTCTTGGTGAGGGGCTACGGAACCATGCTAGGATACTGGGGTGATGAACAGAAGACCAAGGAAACGATCGACGTGGACAAGTGGTTGAAGACCGGAGATCAGTTCCAGCTGCGAGAGGACGGCTACGGAAAGATTGTTGGCCGCATCAAGGAGATGGTGATCAGAGGTGGAGAGAACATTTATCCGAAAGAGTTGGAAGACTTCCTATGTACGCATCCAAAGATTTTGGAGACGCATTGTGTCGGAGTTCCAGATGAACGGATGGGCGAAGAAATATGCGCTTATGTGCGGCTAAAGGATATAACGATGAGCTTGGAGCATGCGGAGATGAAGGCGTTTTGCAAAGGAAAGATAGCTCATTTCAAAATTCCCAAGTATTTGAGGATTGTGGATAGTTTCCCGAAAACCGTGTCGGGGAAAATACAGAAATTTAAGCATGTAGATTTGTTCAAGTCTGAATCCGTCCAAACAGATTAG
- the LOC115255411 gene encoding medium-chain acyl-CoA ligase ACSF2, mitochondrial-like isoform X2, with protein sequence MLRISSTKFCLASGVRTIHTYKPLACSATSAPSNTTERNQSYIHHIGKNPLVYRNVGQHLRIAAEKYPNNEALVSCHENKRLTFSDVLEKADRIAASFYELGLKKGDRVGIWAPNGTQFYLSSLAAARAGMISVGINPAFQAPEAEYALNKAGVKALILAEQHFTQNYYDLTTQVVPELKNSSPGKLRSTRVPTLETVIMDTSSGTSLPGTISYKDMLQLSTEQGITAIQSLQSTISPDSGLNMQFTSGTTGLPKAALVTHNGFINNAIHLAHRNEFDVKQHRICLQLPLFHAFAMVVGVLTAFTYGTTIVLPGARYKPMESLEAIVKEKCTAIYGTPTMYVDLVNKVRETNFKLPPVDLAVTGGATCSPQLFTDILEILNVRKAKTVYGLTEACGIVFQSMFHDTRELILDTVGHLMDHFEAKVVDGKGNAVPFGTPGELWVRSSGMMLGYWGDEKKTKETLDADGWLRTGDQFVLREDGYGKIVGRIKEIIIRGGENIFPREIEDYLNTHPKVLETHCVGVPDPRMGEEICAFVRLKEEGQTLGFDEMKDFCKGQMAHFKVPKYLRVVDEFPKTTSGKVQKFKLVEMFK encoded by the exons ACATCCATCACATCGGCAAGAACCCCCTGGTCTATCGAAACGTCGGTCAGCATCTGCGGATCGCAGCGGAAAAGTATCCCAACAATGAGGCACTGGTTTCCTGCCACGAGAACAAACGGCTTACGTTTTCCGATGTGCTGGAAAAGGCCGATCGGATTGCGGCTTCTTTTTACGAGCTGGGCCTAAAGAAGGGAGACCGGGTCGGAATTTGGGCTCCAAATGGGACGCAGTTCTATTTGTCTTCGCTGGCCGCGGCTAGGGCCGGAATGATTTCG GTTGGCATCAATCCAGCTTTTCAGGCTCCGGAAGCCGAATATGCTCTGAACAAGGCAGGCGTCAAAGCTCTTATCTTAGCTGAACAGCATTTTACGCAGAACTACTACGACTTGACAACACAAGTTGTTCCAGAATTGAAGAACAGTTCACCAGGTAAACTGAGAAGTACTCGAGTACCAACCTTAGAAACAGTCATCATGGACACGAGCAGCGGAACTTCTTTACC TGGAACAATCTCCTACAAAGACATGTTACAGCTCTCAACCGAGCAAGGCATCACTGCAATCCAGTCTCTCCAAAGCACCATATCCCCGGACAGTGGTTTGAACATGCAGTTCACGTCCGGAACTACCGGGCTTCCGAAGGCAGCTCTCGTAACGCACAACGGCTTCATAAACAACGCCATTCACCTAGCACATCGCAACGAGTTTGACGTGAAGCAGCACCGTATCTGTCTTCAGCTTCCCTTGTTCCATGCCTTCGCCATGGTGGTTGGTGTCCTGACTGCATTCACCTACGGGACAACCATCGTTCTACCGGGAGCTCGGTACAAACCCATGGAATCACTCGAAGCGATCGTGAAAGAGAA ATGCACGGCAATCTACGGAACCCCAACAATGTACGTGGATCTTGTGAACAAGGTCCGGGAAACCAACTTCAAGCTACCTCCCGTTGACCTGGCCGTCACCGGAGGAGCAACTTGCTCCCCACAACTCTTCACAGACATCCTGGAAATCCTCAACGTCCGCAAAGCGAAAACGGTGTACGGCCTGACGGAAGCCTGCGGAATCGTTTTCCAATCGATGTTCCATGACACTCGGGAGCTCATACTGGACACGGTTGGACATCTGATGGATCACTTCGAGGCCAAGGTCGTCGATGGCAAAGGGAACGCTGTGCCGTTTGGGACACCCGGTGAACTGTGGGTTCGCTCGTCCGGGATGATGCTCGGCTATTGGGGTGACGAGAAGAAAACGAAGGAGACGCTCGATGCCGATGGATGGTTGCGTACTGGCGATCAGTTTGTGCTGCGGGAAGATGGTTACGGGAAGATTGTCGGACGAATCAAGGAGATTATCATCCGGGGAGGGGAGAATATCTTTCCGCGGGAAATTGAGGACTACTTGAACACGCACCCCAAGGTGCTGGAAACGCATTGTGTAGGAGTTCCAGATCCAAGGATGGGAGAGGAGATATGCGCTTTTGTAAGGTTGAAAGAAGAAGGACAGACGTTGGGGTTTGACGAGATGAAGGATTTTTGCAAGGGGCAAATGGCGCATTTCAAGGTTCCGAAGTATCTGCGGGTTGTAGATGAGTTTCCGAAAACAACTTCTGGGAAGGTACAAAAGTTTAAGTTAGTAGAAATGTTTAAGTGA
- the LOC115255412 gene encoding medium-chain acyl-CoA ligase ACSF2, mitochondrial-like: MIWMRQIFTLRYNRGIVRRLSYVHNVGKHPLVYRNVGQHLKLAAERFPNNEALVSVHEAKRMTFSDVLDRVDRLAAAFYQLGLQKGDRIGIWAPSGTQFYISTLAAARAGMISVGINPAYQIPEVEYALNKVGVKALIAAESYRSQNYYEMTKQIVPELEASSAGSIASAKVPSLSAVIMKSNTKGNKLKGTISYDELFQAASEKDITFVESIHNTITPDSGVNLQFTSGTTGQPKAALLSHFNFINNAIFLGLAYGFNLSERHRVCIQVPFFHVFGVVVGILGSVSHGCTLVVPGPGYNPSASVQAIVNEKCNVIYGTPTMYVDLVNEVNKTGTKLPSINLAVTGGAPCAPQLYADIQGVLGVEQVKTIYGLTETTCVCFHSVCKESQENVLNTVGRLGDHWEAKVVDRDGSMVPYGMPGELCVRGYGTMLGYWEDEQKTKETIGMDKWLKTGDQFVLRKDGYGKIVGRIKEVVIRGGENIYPREIEDVLITHPDVLEVHCVGVPDDRMGEELCAFVRMSNDMAKLDQAQVKEFCKGKIAHFKVPKYVEMIDHFPKTTSGKIQKFKLLERFMQNKNTA, encoded by the exons ATGATTTGGATGAGGCAAATATTTACGTTACGCTACAATCGCGG CATTGTCAGACGTTTAAGCTATGTTCACAACGTCGGAAAGCATCCTTTGGTGTACAGAAATGTTGGCCAGCATCTCAAATTGGCAGCAGAACGGTTCCCGAACAATGAAGCCCTGGTCTCCGTTCACGAAGCAAAACGGATGACATTTTCCGACGTCTTAGATAGG GTAGACCGACTGGCAGCTGCTTTCTACCAACTGGGATTGCAGAAAGGTGATCGCATCGGAATATGGGCTCCAAGTGGAACTCAGTTCTATATTTCCACGTTAGCAGCAGCTCGGGCGGGAATGATCTCC GTTGGGATCAATCCAGCGTACCAGATTCCGGAAGTGGAGTATGCATTGAACAAAGTTGGAGTGAAAGCACTGATAGCTGCAGAAAGCTATCGCAGTCAGAATTATTACGAAATGACCAAACAGATTGTACCTGAGTTGGAAGCTTCTTCTGCTGGAAGTATTGCGAGTGCAAAGGTTCCGTCCTTGTCAGCAGTTATCATGAAGAGTAATACCAAAGGAAATAAGCTAAA aggtacCATTTCGTATGACGAACTGTTCCAGGCAGCTTCAGAGAAAGACATTACATTCGTGGAATCCATTCATAATACGATTACCCCGGACAGTGGCGTGAATCTCCAGTTCACTTCGGGAACCACTGGACAACCGAAAGCAGCACTTCTTTCCCACTTCAACTTCATCAATAATGCGATTTTCCTTGGGCTTGCATATGGTTTCAATCTTTCTGAACGTCATCGAGTGTGCATTCAAGTGCCATTCTTCCATGTTTTCGGAGTCGTAGTTGGAATTTTGGGCTCAGTTAGTCACGGTTGCACCCTCGTTGTACCAGGACCCGGTTATAATCCAAGCGCATCGGTACAGGCTATCGTCAATGAAAA GTGTAACGTGATCTACGGGACGCCCACAATGTACGTGGATTTGGTGAATGAGGTCAACAAGACGGGAACCAAACTCCCATCGATCAATTTGGCAGTCACGGGAGGTGCTCCCTGTGCACCGCAACTTTACGCAGACATCCAGGGTGTGCTAGGAGTCGAACAAGTCAAAACGATCTACGGGCTCACGGAAACGACGTGCGTATGCTTTCACTCAGTTTGCAAGGAGTCTCAGGAGAATGTTCTGAACACGGTTGGTCGCTTGGGCGATCACTGGGAGGCAAAGGTGGTTGATCGAGACGGCTCCATGGTACCATATGGAATGCCTGGAGAACTATGCGTTAGGGGCTATGGGACAATGTTGGGCTATTGGGAAGACGAGCAGAAGACCAAAGAGACGATCGGAATGGATAAATGGCTCAAAACTGGAGATCAGTTTGTGCTGAGGAAAGATGGCTATGGGAAAATTGTCGGACGTATCAAGGAGGTGGTGATCAGGGGAGGAGAAAACATCTACCCGCGGGAAATTGAAGACGTTCTTATTACGCATCCGGATGTGTTGGAGGTGCATTGCGTTGGAGTTCCAGATGATCGGATGGGAGAAGAATTGTGCGCTTTTGTGCGGATGAGTAACGATATGGCTAAATTGGATCAGGCACAAGTGAAGGAGTTCTGCAAAGGCAAAATTGCGCATTTCAAGGTGCCCAAGTATGTTGAAATGATCGATCACTTTCCCAAGACAACATCAGGTAAAATACAAAAGTTCAAGCTTTTGGAGCGCTTCATGCAAAATAAAAATACGGCATAG
- the LOC109417644 gene encoding medium-chain acyl-CoA ligase ACSF2, mitochondrial-like, which translates to MLRISSLALSISPKRLFHISPKVLRSSSGIEVQSLTAEGNQSYVHNADAQPLLYRNIGQHVRLAAEKYPNNEAMVSCHEAKRFSFSDVMEKVDRLASSLHLLGLEVGDRVGIWAPNCSAYYLSSLAISRAGMIAVGINPAFQLPEVEYAMNKVQVKALVTIESYRSQKYYEVLCQLMPELAESSPGKLKSSKVPSLKMVIVDTESKRLPGTVTLNDMLQMASEEEISKIEPLQPLISPDSGAALLFTSGTTGHPKAALLSHFGLVNNGTHSAHRLELDRKQHRICLQVPLFHVFGMSLGLMASFNYGTALVFPSAGFQAIASLKAITEEKCTMVYGTPTMFVDLLNELQKDKRQLPPMDFALIGASSCSPNLILEVKEGLGVREVLAGYGMTEASGATFTSGFGDKTEVALSTVGKLFEHFEAKVVDHEGNTVPFGTAGELCLRGYGTMLGYWEEEQKTKEVLGADKWLKTGDQFVLRPDGYGTVVGRIKEVIIRGGENVYPKEIEDVLDTHPHLLEAYCIGVPDERLVEEICAFVRVKETVPDEAVNLEEIKQFCQGKLANFKIPRHLRIVEQFPKTTSGKIQKFKLLETFMAENKV; encoded by the exons ATGTTAAGAATCTCGAGcttagctttgagcatctcaccAAAAAG ATTGTTCCACATATCGCCGAAAGTTTTGCGCTCTTCGTCTGGGATCGAAGTCCAATCGTTAACCGCCGAAGGTAATCAAAGCTATGTACACAACGCGGATGCACAACCACTGCTGTACAGGAACATTGGTCAGCATGTTCGGCTAGCGGCGGAAAAGTATCCAAACAATGAAGCAATGGTGTCCTGCCATGAGGCTAAGAGATTTTCATTTTCCGATGTTATGGAAAAG GTTGATCGTTTAGCCAGCAGCCTTCACCTTTTAGGATTGGAAGTAGGAGATCGCGTAGGTATTTGGGCGCCCAACTGTTCTGCCTATTACTTATCCAGTTTGGCAATTTCCCGAGCTGGGATGATCGCC GTGGGAATCAACCCGGCTTTCCAACTGCCCGAAGTTGAGTATGCGATGAACAAAGTTCAGGTCAAGGCTCTGGTCACCATTGAAAGCTACCGTTCGCAGAAATACTACGAAGTACTATGCCAACTGATGCCGGAACTTGCCGAAAGTTCCCCTGGAAAATTGAAGTCTTCCAAAGTTCCGTCTTTGAAAATGGTCATTGTGGATACGGAGTCGAAGCGGTTACC AGGAACCGTGACCTTGAACGACATGCTGCAGATGGCTTCCGAAGAAGAAATATCCAAAATCGAACCACTTCAACCGCTTATCTCTCCGGACAGCGGTGCCGCCCTGTTGTTCACCTCTGGAACAACCGGCCATCCTAAAGCCGCCCTATTGTCCCATTTTGGACTGGTCAACAACGGCACACATTCAGCGCATCGCCTTGAGCTGGATCGCAAACAGCATCGAATTTGTCTGCAAGTACCTCTCTTCCATGTGTTTGGAATGTCCCTTGGGTTGATGGCTTCATTCAACTATGGCACCGCATTGGTGTTCCCATCGGCAGGCTTTCAGGCCATCGCCTCCCTGAAGGCTATTACAGAAGAGAA ATGTACCATGGTTTACGGAACTCCAACGATGTTCGTGGACTTGCTGAATGAACTTCAAAAGGACAAAAGACAGCTACCGCCGATGGATTTTGCCCTCATTGGAGCCTCCAGCTGTTCTCCAAACCTAATATTGGAAGTGAAAGAAGGTTTAGGTGTTCGAGAAGTCCTGGCCGGATACGGAATGACTGAAGCATCCGGAGCAACGTTCACTTCCGGTTTCGGGGACAAAACGGAAGTAGCTCTGTCTACGGTCGGTAAACTTTTCGAGCACTTTGAGGCGAAAGTTGTTGACCATGAGGGGAATACAGTGCCCTTTGGAACAGCTGGCGAGTTGTGCCTGCGAGGTTATGGGACCATGCTGGGCTACTGGGAAGAGGAACAGAAGACGAAGGAGGTATTGGGAGCGGATAAGTGGCTGAAAACGGGTGATCAGTTCGTGTTACGTCCCGATGGGTACGGGACGGTGGTTGGTCGAATCAAAGAGGTCATCATCAGAGGAGGAGAGAACGTCTATCCAAAGGAGATAGAAGATGTACTGGACACACATCCACATCTGCTGGAAGCGTATTGCATTGGGGTTCCCGATGAACGGTTGGTTGAAGAAATTTGTGCTTTTGTGAGAGTCAAAGAAACGGTACCTGATGAAGCAGTGAACCTAGAAGAGATTAAGCAATTCTGCCAAGGAAAGCTGGCTAATTTCAAAATCCCTCGACATCTGAGGATAGTTGAACAGTTTCCAAAGACGACCTCGGGAAAGATTCAGAAATTTAAATTGTTAGAAACGTTTATGGCTGAAAATAAAGTATGA